One segment of Yersinia kristensenii DNA contains the following:
- the ubiC gene encoding chorismate lyase: MSTGDASILKPIQWYAIEQPNIPADVADWLMELGSMTRRFEQHCQRVHVEPQRECFIARHELGEDAEHLPASERYWLREIVLCGDNQPWLLGRTVIPEETLSGPDRALVDLGTLPLGRYLFGGNNLTRDYIQVGRQNKLWARRSLLRLSGKPLLLTEVFLPASPLYLI; this comes from the coding sequence ATGTCTACCGGCGATGCATCAATTTTAAAACCTATCCAATGGTATGCCATTGAGCAGCCAAATATTCCTGCTGACGTCGCTGACTGGCTAATGGAATTGGGATCGATGACCCGGCGTTTTGAGCAACATTGCCAGCGGGTTCATGTGGAACCGCAACGGGAATGCTTTATTGCACGCCATGAGCTAGGGGAAGATGCCGAGCATTTACCAGCAAGTGAGCGCTATTGGCTACGCGAAATCGTCTTATGTGGCGATAATCAGCCGTGGCTATTGGGCCGCACAGTTATTCCCGAGGAAACACTGTCAGGCCCAGATCGGGCGCTGGTGGATTTAGGGACATTACCCCTTGGGCGCTATTTATTTGGTGGTAATAATTTAACCCGAGATTATATTCAAGTAGGGCGGCAGAATAAGCTTTGGGCGCGCCGTTCATTACTACGGCTGTCAGGTAAACCCCTATTACTGACTGAAGTTTTTTTACCGGCTTCGCCGCTGTATTTGATTTAA
- the ubiA gene encoding 4-hydroxybenzoate octaprenyltransferase yields MKGSHVQSKWRAYCRLMRIDKPIGSLLLLWPTLWALWLAGKGIPDTNILIVFVLGVFFMRAAGCVVNDYADRNIDGFVKRTASRPLPSGLISEKESKILFVILVLLSFGLVLTLNNMTIWLSLAALALAWVYPFMKRVTHLPQVVLGAAFGWSIPMGFAAVSESLPLVCWLLLLANICWTVAYDTQYAMVDRDDDLRIGVKSTAILFGQHDKLIIGLLQLATLVLMVVIGWLMDLGGSFYWAILLAGALFVHQQKMIARRERDPCFRAFLNNNYVGLVLFLGIFISYWQ; encoded by the coding sequence TTGAAGGGAAGTCATGTTCAGAGCAAATGGCGGGCTTATTGCCGTTTGATGCGGATCGATAAACCCATTGGCTCATTATTACTATTGTGGCCGACACTGTGGGCATTATGGTTGGCAGGGAAAGGCATTCCCGACACCAATATATTGATTGTTTTTGTCTTGGGTGTCTTTTTCATGCGCGCCGCCGGTTGTGTCGTCAATGATTATGCTGACCGCAATATTGATGGCTTTGTGAAACGCACCGCATCACGACCATTACCCAGCGGCCTCATCAGTGAGAAAGAAAGCAAAATCCTGTTTGTTATCTTGGTGTTGCTCTCGTTTGGGCTGGTGCTCACGCTCAATAACATGACCATATGGCTGTCACTGGCGGCATTGGCCTTAGCCTGGGTTTACCCCTTTATGAAGCGGGTGACACACTTGCCGCAGGTGGTGTTGGGCGCGGCTTTTGGCTGGTCAATCCCGATGGGGTTTGCCGCGGTGAGTGAAAGTTTACCGTTGGTTTGTTGGTTGCTATTATTAGCCAATATCTGCTGGACGGTGGCTTATGACACCCAATATGCGATGGTCGACCGTGACGACGATCTGAGGATTGGTGTTAAGTCGACCGCTATTTTATTTGGCCAGCATGACAAACTGATTATCGGTTTGCTGCAACTGGCGACATTAGTATTAATGGTGGTGATTGGCTGGCTGATGGATTTGGGGGGCTCATTTTATTGGGCTATCCTGCTGGCTGGCGCATTGTTTGTCCACCAACAGAAGATGATTGCCAGACGTGAACGTGACCCCTGTTTCCGTGCATTTCTCAACAATAACTATGTCGGCTTAGTGTTGTTTCTCGGGATTTTTATTAGCTATTGGCAATAA
- the plsB gene encoding glycerol-3-phosphate 1-O-acyltransferase PlsB, translating into MSGWRKIYYKLLNLPLKLLVKSKVIPADPVTELGLDPSRPILYVLPYNSKADLLTLRAQCQAQDLPDPLIPLEIDGVQLPSHVFIDNGPRVFRYYAPKQESVKLFHDYLDLHRNNPELDIQMLPVSVMFGRSPGREGHGTPHLRVLNGVEKFFAVLWLGRDSFVRFSTTVSLRRMASEHGTDKTIAHKLARVARMHFSRQRLAAVGPSLPARQDLFKKLLTSKAIEKAVADEARTKKISHEKAQQNAITLMEEIAADFSYEAVRLSDRVLSWTWNRLYQGINVHNAERVRQLAQDGHEIVYVPCHRSHMDYLLLSYVLYHQGLVPPHIAAGINLNFWPAGPIFRRLGAFFIRRTFKGNKLYSTVFREYLGELFTRGYSVEYFVEGGRSRTGRLLEPKTGTLSMTIQAMLRGGSRPITLVPIYIGYEHVMEVGTYAKELRGATKEKESLLQMLRGLRKLRNLGQGYVNFGEPIPLTTYLNTNVPQWRDAIDPIEAQRPSWLTPAVNDLAGQIMVRINNAAAANAMNLCSTALLASRQRSLTREQLLEQLDCYLQLMRNVPYAKDVTVPDKTPEELLNHALNMNKFEVEKDNIGDIIILPREQAVLMTYYRNNIQHLLILPSLIASMVMYQRRITRAELLRQISMIYPMLKAELFLHYSKEQLPQTLDTLIDELARQQLICDKGNELVLNPARIRPLQLLAAGVRETLQRYAITLSLLSANPSINRGALEKESRIMAQRLSVLHGINAPEFFDKAVFSTLVGTLREEGYISDSGDAIQEHTLEVYNMLSALMTPEVKLTIESVSMPAETNNLLPEPAEEDKEDN; encoded by the coding sequence ATGTCAGGTTGGCGTAAAATATATTATAAGTTGTTGAATTTACCACTTAAACTGTTGGTAAAAAGCAAGGTTATTCCGGCAGATCCTGTGACTGAGTTAGGGTTAGACCCATCTCGTCCTATTCTGTACGTTTTACCTTACAATTCTAAGGCTGATTTGCTGACTTTGCGAGCGCAATGTCAGGCGCAGGATCTGCCCGACCCATTGATTCCATTGGAAATCGATGGCGTGCAACTTCCCAGTCATGTCTTTATCGATAACGGCCCGCGGGTGTTTCGCTATTACGCCCCGAAACAGGAATCGGTCAAGCTATTCCACGATTATCTGGATCTGCATCGCAATAATCCGGAGCTGGATATCCAAATGCTGCCGGTTTCGGTGATGTTTGGCCGCTCTCCGGGGCGTGAAGGCCATGGTACGCCACATCTGCGTGTGCTAAACGGCGTGGAGAAATTCTTTGCTGTTTTGTGGCTGGGCCGCGATAGCTTTGTGCGTTTTTCCACCACGGTATCACTGCGCCGAATGGCCAGTGAGCATGGTACGGATAAAACCATCGCCCATAAATTGGCGCGTGTAGCGCGGATGCATTTCTCGCGTCAGCGTTTGGCTGCTGTGGGCCCGAGCCTACCGGCCCGTCAAGATTTGTTCAAAAAACTGTTAACCTCCAAAGCCATTGAAAAAGCTGTCGCGGATGAAGCTCGCACCAAGAAAATCTCTCACGAGAAAGCGCAGCAAAATGCCATTACGCTGATGGAAGAAATAGCCGCCGACTTCTCTTATGAAGCCGTGCGTCTGTCTGACCGAGTATTGAGCTGGACGTGGAACCGTTTGTATCAGGGTATTAATGTCCATAATGCCGAGCGCGTGCGGCAATTGGCACAAGATGGCCATGAAATTGTCTATGTGCCCTGCCACCGTAGCCATATGGACTACCTGCTACTTTCCTATGTGCTTTATCATCAAGGGCTGGTGCCACCGCATATTGCCGCCGGTATTAACCTGAATTTCTGGCCCGCTGGCCCGATTTTCCGCCGCTTGGGCGCGTTCTTTATTCGCCGCACCTTTAAAGGCAATAAACTCTATTCAACCGTATTCCGTGAATACCTGGGCGAGCTGTTCACCCGTGGTTATTCAGTGGAATACTTTGTTGAAGGTGGGCGCTCACGTACTGGCCGCCTGCTGGAGCCGAAAACGGGCACATTGTCGATGACGATACAGGCCATGTTGCGTGGCGGTTCGCGTCCAATCACCTTGGTGCCGATTTATATCGGCTACGAGCATGTGATGGAAGTGGGGACTTACGCCAAAGAATTACGAGGTGCGACCAAAGAAAAAGAGAGCTTATTGCAGATGCTGCGCGGTTTGCGCAAGCTGCGTAATCTCGGTCAGGGCTATGTCAACTTTGGTGAGCCCATCCCGTTAACCACCTATCTGAACACCAATGTGCCGCAGTGGCGTGATGCTATCGACCCTATCGAAGCACAGCGCCCAAGCTGGCTGACACCCGCTGTGAATGATTTGGCTGGCCAGATTATGGTTCGAATTAACAATGCGGCGGCGGCCAATGCGATGAACTTGTGTTCGACGGCATTGTTAGCCTCGCGTCAGCGCTCACTCACTCGCGAGCAACTGCTTGAGCAACTCGATTGCTACTTGCAACTGATGCGCAATGTGCCTTATGCGAAAGATGTCACCGTGCCGGATAAGACGCCGGAAGAGTTACTTAATCACGCCTTAAATATGAATAAGTTTGAGGTGGAAAAAGACAATATTGGTGACATTATCATCCTGCCACGGGAACAAGCCGTGCTGATGACCTACTATCGCAATAACATCCAGCATTTGCTGATCCTGCCGTCGCTCATTGCCAGTATGGTCATGTACCAACGGCGTATTACACGTGCCGAGTTATTGCGTCAAATCAGCATGATCTACCCGATGCTGAAAGCTGAATTATTCCTGCATTACAGTAAAGAACAATTGCCACAGACATTGGATACGCTGATTGATGAACTGGCGCGCCAGCAGTTGATTTGCGACAAAGGGAATGAATTGGTGCTGAATCCGGCCCGTATTCGCCCGCTGCAATTACTGGCCGCCGGGGTGCGCGAAACCCTGCAACGCTATGCGATTACCCTTTCATTACTCAGTGCCAACCCCAGTATCAATCGTGGCGCACTGGAGAAAGAGAGCCGCATTATGGCGCAGCGCTTGTCTGTTCTGCATGGCATTAACGCGCCGGAATTCTTCGATAAAGCCGTGTTCTCCACACTGGTGGGCACCTTACGCGAAGAGGGTTATATCAGTGACAGCGGTGATGCGATTCAGGAACATACGCTGGAAGTTTACAATATGCTGAGTGCATTGATGACGCCGGAAGTGAAGCTGACGATTGAAAGTGTCAGTATGCCGGCTGAAACTAATAACCTGCTGCCAGAACCCGCGGAAGAGGATAAAGAAGATAACTAA
- a CDS encoding diacylglycerol kinase — MANQSTGLTRIYKAAGYSVKGLAAAWKNEAAFRQEAVAAILAIILAFWLDVDAITRILLIGSVVLVIIIEIINSAIEAVVDRIGSEFHALSGRAKDMGSAAVSLAILLALFIWITVLWQHVG; from the coding sequence ATGGCGAATCAATCAACAGGATTAACCCGAATCTATAAAGCAGCGGGTTATTCTGTTAAAGGCTTAGCCGCAGCCTGGAAAAATGAAGCCGCATTTCGTCAAGAAGCGGTGGCTGCCATACTCGCTATCATACTGGCCTTCTGGCTAGATGTAGATGCTATAACACGGATTTTATTGATTGGCAGTGTTGTTTTAGTGATTATTATCGAAATCATTAATAGCGCCATAGAAGCCGTGGTGGACCGTATAGGCAGTGAGTTTCACGCACTGTCAGGCCGGGCTAAGGATATGGGCTCTGCCGCCGTGTCTCTGGCCATTTTGTTGGCACTATTTATATGGATAACCGTGCTTTGGCAACATGTCGGTTAA
- the lexA gene encoding transcriptional repressor LexA: protein MKALTTRQQEVYDLVRDHLAQTGMPPTRAEIAQRLGFRSPNAAEEHLKALARKGVIEIVSGASRGIRLLMEEEDGLPLIGRVAAGEPLLAQQHIEGHYKVDPSMFKPSADFLLRVNGMSMRDIGILDGDLLAVHKTQDVRNGQVVVARIDDEVTVKRLKKQGNIVQLLPENSEFQPIVVDLREQNFTIEGLAVGVIRNGDWI from the coding sequence ATGAAAGCACTTACTACCAGACAGCAAGAGGTTTATGACCTGGTGCGCGACCACCTAGCGCAAACAGGTATGCCACCGACCCGTGCCGAAATTGCGCAGCGTCTGGGGTTTCGCTCTCCTAACGCCGCTGAAGAGCATTTAAAAGCACTGGCCCGTAAGGGCGTTATCGAGATAGTCTCCGGCGCTTCCCGTGGTATCCGTCTATTGATGGAAGAAGAAGATGGTCTGCCACTGATTGGCCGGGTTGCCGCAGGTGAGCCGCTGTTAGCCCAACAACACATCGAAGGGCATTACAAAGTTGATCCTTCCATGTTTAAGCCGAGTGCGGATTTTTTACTGCGGGTTAATGGGATGTCGATGAGAGATATCGGTATTCTGGATGGTGACTTATTGGCGGTACATAAAACTCAGGATGTGCGTAATGGGCAAGTGGTCGTTGCGCGCATTGATGATGAAGTGACGGTAAAACGCTTGAAAAAACAAGGTAATATCGTACAACTTCTACCAGAAAACAGTGAGTTCCAGCCGATTGTTGTCGATCTGCGTGAGCAAAACTTTACTATTGAAGGATTGGCCGTTGGTGTCATCCGCAATGGCGACTGGATCTGA
- a CDS encoding CsbD family protein: MNKDQADGNWKQFKGKVKEKWGKLTDDDLTVIEGKRDQLVGKIQEKYGYQKEQAEKEVKAWEDHSKYRW; the protein is encoded by the coding sequence ATGAATAAAGATCAAGCCGACGGTAACTGGAAGCAGTTTAAAGGTAAAGTGAAAGAGAAATGGGGCAAGCTGACTGATGATGACCTCACCGTCATTGAAGGTAAGCGTGACCAGTTGGTGGGTAAAATCCAGGAGAAATACGGCTATCAGAAAGAGCAAGCCGAGAAAGAAGTTAAAGCCTGGGAAGACCACAGTAAGTATCGCTGGTAA
- the zur gene encoding zinc uptake transcriptional repressor Zur — MNPINQEKLLAQAESLCQQRNVRLTPQRLEVLRLMAQQPGAISAYDLLDLLRISEPQAKPPTVYRALDFLLEQGFIHRVESANSYVLCHHFEEPTHTSALFICDRCKIVTERTTVGIEEALALLAKQSGFTLRHSVVEAHGLCAECGEVEACESHEHCDHDHSIVTKKK, encoded by the coding sequence ATGAACCCTATCAATCAGGAAAAGCTGCTTGCCCAGGCGGAAAGTCTGTGTCAACAACGTAACGTCCGGCTGACACCGCAACGTCTTGAAGTATTACGATTAATGGCACAACAACCCGGCGCAATCAGCGCTTATGACCTGTTAGATCTGCTGCGTATTTCTGAACCACAAGCAAAACCACCCACGGTTTATCGCGCTTTGGATTTCTTGCTGGAACAAGGGTTTATTCACCGCGTAGAATCAGCGAACAGCTATGTGTTGTGTCATCATTTTGAAGAACCAACTCATACTTCTGCGCTTTTTATCTGTGATCGCTGCAAGATTGTGACAGAACGCACCACCGTCGGCATCGAAGAAGCCTTGGCACTGTTAGCAAAACAGTCGGGTTTTACCCTGCGTCATAGTGTGGTTGAAGCGCATGGTTTATGTGCAGAATGTGGAGAGGTTGAAGCTTGTGAAAGCCATGAACATTGTGACCACGACCATTCTATTGTGACGAAAAAGAAATAA
- the dusA gene encoding tRNA dihydrouridine(20/20a) synthase DusA has product MHEAQTFSSTQADKPRYPLQRFSVAPMLDWTDRHCRYFHRLLTKQTLLYTEMVTTGAIIHGKGDYLAYSEQDHPVALQLGGSDPQALAHCAKLAEQRGYNEINLNVGCPSDRVQNGRFGACLMAEANLVADCIKAMRDVVSIPVTVKTRIGIDELDSYEFLCEFVQTVAGRGECDIFTIHARKAWLSGLSPKENREVPPLDYERVYQLKRDFPALTIAINGGVKTLAEAKEHLKHLDGVMMGREAYQNPSILTQVDRELFDPNAPVVDSVKAIEALYPYIEQELSRGAYLGHITRHILGIFQGIPGARQWRRHLSENAHKPGADVSVVEQALALVTRPQHNSL; this is encoded by the coding sequence ATGCACGAAGCTCAGACTTTTTCCAGCACCCAGGCAGACAAGCCACGTTACCCTCTGCAGCGTTTTTCCGTCGCGCCGATGCTCGACTGGACAGATCGCCATTGCCGTTATTTCCATCGTTTGTTAACTAAACAGACTTTGTTGTACACCGAAATGGTGACCACCGGTGCCATTATCCACGGCAAAGGGGATTATCTGGCTTACAGTGAGCAAGATCATCCTGTGGCATTACAATTGGGTGGCAGTGATCCACAGGCATTAGCGCATTGTGCCAAACTGGCTGAACAGCGTGGATATAATGAAATAAATCTCAATGTCGGTTGCCCTTCTGATCGGGTACAAAATGGCCGTTTTGGGGCTTGCCTGATGGCGGAGGCCAATCTGGTCGCTGATTGCATTAAAGCTATGCGCGATGTGGTTTCTATTCCGGTTACGGTAAAAACCCGCATTGGTATTGATGAGTTGGATAGCTATGAGTTCTTGTGTGAATTCGTGCAAACCGTCGCAGGCCGTGGTGAGTGTGATATTTTCACTATTCATGCTCGTAAAGCCTGGCTTTCAGGGCTCAGCCCGAAAGAAAATCGCGAAGTACCACCACTGGATTATGAGCGAGTTTATCAGCTTAAACGTGATTTCCCGGCACTGACCATTGCCATTAACGGTGGGGTCAAAACGCTGGCTGAGGCCAAAGAACATCTCAAGCATCTTGATGGGGTGATGATGGGGCGCGAAGCTTACCAAAATCCCAGCATTTTAACGCAAGTAGATCGCGAACTGTTTGATCCGAACGCGCCAGTGGTTGACAGTGTGAAAGCCATCGAAGCGCTTTATCCTTATATCGAACAAGAGCTTTCTCGCGGTGCTTATCTTGGTCACATTACTCGCCATATTCTGGGAATTTTCCAAGGGATTCCTGGCGCGCGCCAATGGCGTCGTCATTTGAGTGAAAATGCGCATAAGCCCGGTGCTGATGTGTCTGTGGTCGAACAGGCGCTAGCGCTGGTGACTCGTCCGCAGCACAATTCACTGTAA
- the pspG gene encoding envelope stress response protein PspG: MFEILFVIGFFIMLMATGISLLGIFAALLVAAAFMMLGGLFVMMIKLLPWLILAVVVVWIWRSMQKPIVRRY, encoded by the coding sequence ATGTTCGAAATTCTCTTTGTTATTGGTTTTTTCATCATGTTGATGGCGACCGGCATCTCCTTGTTGGGTATCTTCGCCGCATTACTGGTGGCGGCTGCTTTTATGATGTTGGGCGGCTTATTTGTGATGATGATTAAGTTGTTACCATGGTTGATTTTAGCTGTGGTGGTGGTCTGGATTTGGCGCTCAATGCAGAAACCGATAGTCAGGCGTTATTAA
- a CDS encoding quinone oxidoreductase: MAKHIQFSTPGGPEVLQYLDFTPADPAAHEVQVENKAIGINYIDTYVRTGLYPVPQFPSGLGSEAAGIVTKVGSAVNTIKVGDRVVYAQSALGAYSEVHNVDADKIALLPAEISFEQAAASFLKGLTVQYLLRQTHVIKPGEVFLFHAAAGGVGLIACQWAKALGAKLIGTVGSDEKAELAKTNGAWATINYRKENIAERVAELTNGEKVGVVYDSVGKSTWLDSLNSLKRRGLMVSFGNASGPVTGVDLAILNQKGSLYVTRASLYSYVTNRQELESASRELFSYIISGAIKVDVAEAQKFPLSDARRAHEILESRQTTGSSLLIP, from the coding sequence ATGGCAAAACATATTCAATTTAGCACCCCTGGCGGGCCGGAGGTATTGCAATACCTTGATTTCACCCCTGCCGACCCCGCGGCACATGAAGTTCAGGTAGAAAACAAAGCTATTGGGATTAACTATATCGATACCTATGTTCGTACCGGGCTTTATCCAGTACCACAGTTCCCCAGCGGTTTAGGGAGTGAGGCTGCCGGTATTGTCACCAAAGTCGGGTCGGCGGTTAACACTATAAAAGTCGGTGACCGAGTAGTATATGCTCAATCAGCTCTGGGCGCTTATAGCGAAGTCCATAATGTCGATGCAGATAAAATCGCCCTACTCCCTGCGGAAATCTCTTTCGAACAAGCGGCGGCTTCATTCCTTAAGGGACTGACTGTTCAGTATTTATTGCGCCAAACCCATGTAATCAAACCCGGCGAAGTGTTCTTATTCCACGCGGCGGCAGGGGGTGTCGGGTTGATTGCCTGTCAATGGGCAAAAGCTCTGGGTGCAAAACTGATAGGCACCGTCGGCTCTGATGAAAAAGCGGAATTGGCGAAAACCAACGGCGCTTGGGCCACCATAAACTATCGCAAAGAAAATATCGCCGAGCGAGTGGCGGAGCTGACCAATGGCGAAAAAGTGGGTGTGGTGTATGACTCGGTGGGGAAAAGTACCTGGCTAGACTCATTGAATAGCCTTAAACGCAGAGGTTTGATGGTGAGTTTTGGTAATGCCTCTGGCCCAGTGACCGGGGTTGACCTTGCTATACTCAACCAAAAAGGTTCGCTGTATGTCACCCGCGCGTCTCTATACTCTTATGTCACTAACCGGCAAGAGTTGGAAAGTGCCAGCCGTGAGCTATTCTCATACATTATCAGTGGGGCAATTAAAGTGGATGTGGCTGAAGCTCAGAAGTTCCCGCTGAGTGATGCGCGCCGTGCCCATGAAATATTAGAAAGCCGCCAGACAACGGGCTCCAGTCTGTTGATCCCTTAA